A window of the Streptomyces finlayi genome harbors these coding sequences:
- a CDS encoding RidA family protein, protein MPRAITLIRSGSLSSVAEYAYAATAPADARLIFLAGACPLNEDGSTAAVGDYAGQAAKAVENMRTALADAGASIEDVISTRVLVASAGRADLVTAWKVVRAALGDHDVPSTLMGVTVLGYEDQLVEIEAVAAVLDRSATE, encoded by the coding sequence GTGCCCCGTGCCATCACCCTGATCCGTTCCGGCTCGCTGTCCAGCGTCGCCGAGTACGCGTACGCGGCCACCGCGCCGGCCGACGCACGTCTGATCTTCCTCGCCGGTGCGTGCCCGCTGAACGAGGACGGGTCCACGGCAGCGGTCGGGGACTACGCGGGACAGGCGGCCAAGGCCGTGGAGAACATGCGGACCGCCCTGGCCGATGCCGGTGCCTCGATCGAGGACGTCATCAGCACCCGCGTGCTGGTCGCGTCGGCCGGCCGGGCGGACCTGGTGACCGCCTGGAAGGTGGTCAGGGCCGCGTTGGGTGACCACGACGTCCCCAGCACCCTGATGGGAGTCACCGTGCTCGGCTACGAGGACCAGCTCGTGGAGATCGAGGCCGTCGCCGCCGTTCTCGACCGCTCCGCCACCGAGTGA
- a CDS encoding helix-turn-helix domain-containing protein, with translation MPGPRKLDPSSSPRALLGAELRHRREQAGLSQDELGAPLFVSGSFIGQLEIGVRRMQLDQAAKLDEVLGAEGFFVRNCAALKESKYPDHFAEAAEAEARAATIKEYAPLLIPGLLQTETYARAVFRAYQPTAVESVIDELVTARLERAQLLADPTKPLLWVVLDEAVLRRAVGGHAVMAEALHHISALTHRRRIIAQVMPFRAGAHAALNGALKLMAFSDAPPLAYLEVLGTGHLEDDPASVARYELSYDLVAASALSPEDSLALIESVAEDYAHEDQQR, from the coding sequence ATGCCAGGTCCCCGGAAGCTCGACCCGTCCTCATCGCCCCGTGCCCTGCTGGGCGCGGAGCTCCGCCACCGACGCGAGCAGGCGGGCCTCTCGCAGGACGAGCTCGGTGCCCCGCTGTTCGTCAGCGGCTCGTTCATCGGGCAGTTGGAGATAGGAGTACGGAGGATGCAGCTCGACCAGGCGGCGAAGCTGGACGAAGTCCTGGGCGCGGAAGGCTTCTTCGTACGGAACTGCGCGGCGCTGAAGGAGTCCAAGTACCCGGACCATTTCGCCGAGGCGGCGGAAGCGGAGGCGCGCGCGGCGACCATCAAGGAGTACGCACCGCTACTGATCCCGGGGTTGTTGCAGACGGAGACGTACGCACGTGCGGTGTTCCGGGCGTACCAGCCGACGGCCGTCGAGAGCGTGATCGACGAACTGGTGACGGCACGACTGGAACGGGCCCAGCTTCTCGCCGATCCAACAAAGCCCCTGTTGTGGGTGGTTCTCGACGAAGCCGTATTACGCAGGGCGGTGGGCGGTCACGCAGTCATGGCAGAGGCTCTGCACCACATCTCGGCACTAACCCACCGCCGCCGGATCATCGCGCAAGTGATGCCCTTCCGTGCTGGCGCGCACGCGGCGCTGAACGGCGCCCTGAAGCTCATGGCCTTCTCCGACGCGCCCCCGCTCGCATACCTTGAAGTGCTGGGTACAGGCCACTTGGAAGACGACCCGGCCTCAGTTGCCCGCTACGAACTTTCGTACGATCTCGTCGCGGCCAGCGCTCTGTCACCCGAAGATTCCCTGGCCCTGATCGAGTCCGTGGCGGAGGATTACGCCCATGAAGATCAGCAGCGTTGA
- a CDS encoding PRC-barrel domain containing protein has protein sequence MNDNLWGYQPSSGYTEGADLTGYSVEATDGSIGKVDKHSDEVGSAFLVVDIGVWIFGKDVLLPAGTVRGIDTEARKVFVDLTKDQIKDSPEFDKHKHTGDPVYHEQIAGYYGNFRLM, from the coding sequence ATGAACGACAACCTGTGGGGTTACCAGCCTTCCAGCGGTTACACCGAGGGCGCCGATCTGACCGGATATTCGGTCGAGGCAACTGACGGAAGCATCGGCAAGGTCGACAAGCACTCCGACGAGGTCGGCTCGGCCTTTCTGGTCGTCGATATCGGGGTGTGGATTTTCGGAAAGGACGTCCTGCTGCCTGCGGGCACGGTCCGGGGCATCGACACGGAGGCCCGCAAGGTGTTCGTCGACCTGACGAAGGACCAGATCAAGGACTCCCCGGAATTCGACAAGCACAAGCACACGGGCGACCCGGTCTATCACGAGCAGATCGCCGGCTACTACGGCAACTTCCGCCTCATGTGA
- a CDS encoding hydrophobic protein, translating into MVPLLLVLLLALLLFGAGFALKALWWIAVIVLVVWLVGFFVRPAASGGKRGRWYRW; encoded by the coding sequence ATGGTTCCCCTGCTTCTCGTACTTCTGCTCGCCCTGCTCCTTTTCGGTGCAGGTTTCGCACTCAAGGCACTCTGGTGGATTGCGGTCATCGTGCTGGTGGTGTGGCTGGTCGGTTTCTTCGTCCGCCCGGCTGCCAGTGGCGGCAAGCGTGGCCGCTGGTACCGCTGGTAG
- a CDS encoding DUF397 domain-containing protein gives MKISSVEYDMSTAIWHKSSYSGGEGGNCLEVATWRKSTHSGGDGGDCLEVLDGVPVRDSKVTDGPALMFRTAAWTTFVSDLKRG, from the coding sequence ATGAAGATCAGCAGCGTTGAGTACGACATGTCCACCGCGATCTGGCACAAGTCCAGCTACAGCGGGGGCGAGGGCGGCAACTGCCTCGAAGTCGCCACCTGGCGGAAGTCCACCCACAGCGGCGGCGACGGAGGCGACTGCCTCGAAGTCCTCGACGGCGTCCCCGTCCGGGACTCCAAAGTGACCGACGGCCCGGCGCTCATGTTCCGGACCGCCGCCTGGACGACGTTCGTGAGCGACCTCAAGCGCGGCTGA
- a CDS encoding Uma2 family endonuclease, with product MTAAMVENDQPSEGQPWGYLLQTWRELDVPEGWRAEIDEGQIVLVPPPHAHHNGIAAKVQRSLYGNLPEELEIYQTLGVHVAPLDKLYVPDLVVMPSELIAAADPEFSDPMDASEALLIVEITSKGNAREDRTKKYRAYARAGVPIYLLIDRFDTRGAMATLFTEPNEDGTYKHSDPVPFGKPLTLPEPFGTTLRTADFPV from the coding sequence ATGACCGCCGCGATGGTCGAGAACGACCAGCCCTCTGAGGGCCAGCCGTGGGGCTACCTGCTGCAGACATGGCGTGAACTGGACGTGCCCGAGGGGTGGCGCGCCGAGATCGACGAAGGGCAGATTGTCTTGGTACCGCCGCCTCACGCGCATCACAACGGCATCGCCGCCAAGGTGCAGCGCAGCCTCTACGGGAATCTGCCCGAGGAGCTGGAGATCTACCAGACGCTCGGCGTGCACGTCGCGCCGCTCGACAAGCTCTACGTCCCCGACCTCGTGGTCATGCCGTCCGAGCTGATCGCTGCTGCCGACCCGGAATTCAGCGACCCGATGGACGCCTCGGAAGCGCTGCTCATCGTCGAGATCACCTCGAAGGGGAACGCCCGGGAGGACCGGACGAAGAAGTACCGCGCATACGCGCGCGCGGGTGTGCCGATCTACCTGCTGATCGACAGGTTCGACACGCGTGGAGCGATGGCCACGCTGTTCACGGAGCCGAACGAGGACGGGACGTACAAGCACTCCGACCCGGTGCCGTTCGGTAAGCCGCTCACGCTTCCCGAGCCGTTCGGGACGACGCTGCGGACCGCGGACTTCCCGGTCTGA
- a CDS encoding PTS transporter subunit EIIC, translating into MATEDKNRATAAAILPLVGGAANVGSIAHCMTRLRLGLHDRSLVDDEALKAIPAVMGVVEDDTYQIVLGPGTVARVTPEFERLVEEERAAAPVVHTAEELAAQGAEIKAQRKARNATPFKLFLRRIADIFVPLIPALIGCGIIAGLNGLLINLEWLPAVTPALAAMASGFMALIAVFVGYNTAKEFGGTPILGGAVAAIIVFPGVADIEAFGQQLSPGQGGVLGALGAAVLAVYVEKWCRRWVPEALDVLVTPTLTVLVSGLVTIFGLMYVAGEVSSAIGTFADWLLSTGGAGAGFVLGGLFLPLVMLGLHQALIPIHTTLIEQQGYTVLLPILAMAGAGQVGAAMAVYLRLPRNESIRRTIKSALPAGLLGVGEPLIYGVSLPLGRPFVTACVGGAFGGGFVGLFNQLGDTVGSTAIGPSGWALFPLLDGNHGLGSTIAVYAGGLVAGYVAGFVATYFFGFGKDLLTEFNVSQEPAPSKITAGGPNSPTDAIGPTGPTPKPGPTATPEPAPEGIAAK; encoded by the coding sequence ATGGCTACTGAAGACAAGAACCGCGCCACCGCCGCCGCGATCCTTCCGCTCGTCGGTGGCGCGGCGAACGTCGGCTCCATCGCCCACTGCATGACCCGGCTCCGCCTCGGCCTGCACGACCGTTCGCTGGTCGACGACGAAGCGCTCAAGGCGATCCCCGCCGTCATGGGCGTGGTCGAGGACGACACGTACCAGATCGTCCTCGGCCCCGGCACGGTCGCCCGGGTCACCCCGGAGTTCGAGCGCCTGGTCGAGGAGGAGCGGGCCGCCGCCCCCGTCGTCCACACCGCCGAGGAACTGGCCGCCCAGGGCGCGGAGATCAAGGCGCAGCGGAAGGCGAGGAACGCGACGCCGTTCAAGCTGTTCCTGCGCAGGATCGCCGACATCTTCGTCCCGCTGATCCCGGCCCTCATCGGCTGCGGCATCATCGCCGGACTCAACGGCCTGCTGATCAACCTGGAGTGGCTGCCCGCCGTCACCCCGGCACTCGCCGCGATGGCCTCGGGCTTCATGGCGCTGATCGCGGTCTTCGTCGGCTACAACACGGCGAAGGAGTTCGGCGGTACGCCGATCCTGGGCGGTGCGGTCGCCGCGATCATCGTCTTCCCCGGTGTCGCCGACATCGAGGCGTTCGGCCAGCAGCTCTCCCCGGGCCAGGGCGGTGTGCTCGGCGCGCTGGGCGCGGCGGTCCTCGCGGTGTACGTGGAGAAGTGGTGCCGCCGCTGGGTCCCCGAGGCCCTCGACGTCCTGGTCACCCCGACGCTCACGGTGCTGGTCTCCGGCCTGGTGACGATCTTCGGCCTGATGTACGTGGCCGGGGAGGTCTCCTCCGCGATCGGCACGTTCGCCGACTGGCTGCTCTCCACCGGCGGCGCGGGCGCGGGCTTCGTCCTGGGCGGCCTCTTCCTGCCGCTGGTGATGCTGGGCCTGCACCAGGCACTCATCCCGATCCACACCACGCTCATCGAGCAGCAGGGCTACACCGTCCTGCTGCCCATCCTCGCGATGGCCGGTGCGGGCCAGGTCGGCGCGGCCATGGCCGTCTACCTCCGTCTCCCCCGCAACGAGTCGATCCGACGCACCATCAAGTCGGCTCTTCCCGCGGGCCTGCTGGGCGTCGGTGAGCCGCTGATCTACGGCGTCTCGCTGCCGCTGGGCCGCCCGTTCGTCACGGCGTGCGTCGGTGGCGCGTTCGGCGGCGGCTTCGTCGGACTCTTCAACCAGCTCGGCGACACGGTCGGCTCCACGGCCATCGGCCCGTCCGGCTGGGCCCTGTTCCCCCTTCTGGACGGCAACCACGGGCTGGGTTCGACGATCGCGGTCTACGCGGGCGGTCTGGTGGCCGGTTATGTCGCCGGGTTCGTCGCCACGTACTTCTTCGGCTTCGGCAAGGACCTCCTGACGGAATTCAACGTCTCCCAGGAACCGGCCCCGTCGAAGATCACCGCAGGCGGCCCGAACAGCCCGACCGATGCGATCGGCCCGACCGGCCCGACACCGAAGCCGGGACCGACAGCGACGCCGGAACCCGCGCCGGAAGGAATCGCGGCCAAGTAG
- the uppS gene encoding polyprenyl diphosphate synthase has translation MSDETLAGSSELRESYELCEALTKQFHTPMWRATELLPAPVRPYMHAVHGFFLWTDTIADRDGTSAERVQRLARWSAATREGLRSGGSEDPVLRAFVDTVWRWDLDRALVEETLRTLEADCVSPPLFETFRDLRRHLRGVTGATFELWCPLLGVRDPEVLALASLLGEAGQAVDQFEDMPEDLAAGRCYLPRADLRALGLEVSDLQRGERPGALAELVRMQLARWSALLERAAPVTGMVEREYQPFLHLLVLGAHLQFDETTLREERVFAQGLDPLVSADGALRRPVWPHPEVDAVPEHVAVIMDGNRRWASEQGRPASRGHQAGQLPAMRLVNAAMRLGVRHLTLYAFSTENWNRSQDELDALFEAMGDAMGRGAEWLHDLGVRVRWCGRRDRIDPSLASALTLAESMTSNNETLSLTVCLDYGGREELVEAARALAAEAATGAIRPEDIGLADLDRNMYVPGLPDVDLLIRTSGEQRISNFLPWHLSYAEMVFDPTPWPSFGLAQLREAVSVYAGRQRRFGGTVPGPARPTEPTRSQL, from the coding sequence ATGAGCGATGAGACTTTGGCCGGTTCGTCCGAGTTGCGTGAGTCCTACGAACTGTGTGAGGCACTGACCAAGCAGTTCCATACGCCGATGTGGCGGGCAACCGAACTGCTGCCCGCCCCGGTGCGCCCCTATATGCACGCTGTCCACGGCTTCTTCCTGTGGACCGACACCATCGCCGACAGGGACGGAACGTCGGCGGAGCGTGTGCAGCGGCTTGCCCGTTGGTCTGCCGCCACCCGCGAGGGCTTGCGTTCAGGGGGCAGCGAGGATCCCGTGCTGCGGGCCTTCGTGGACACGGTGTGGCGGTGGGATCTCGACCGCGCCTTGGTCGAGGAGACCCTGCGCACCCTGGAGGCCGACTGTGTCAGTCCTCCTCTCTTCGAGACGTTTCGGGACCTGCGGCGACATCTGAGAGGAGTGACGGGCGCGACCTTCGAGCTGTGGTGCCCGCTGCTGGGCGTGAGGGATCCAGAGGTGCTGGCGCTGGCCTCTTTGCTGGGCGAGGCGGGCCAGGCGGTGGACCAGTTCGAGGACATGCCGGAGGACCTCGCTGCCGGGCGGTGCTACCTGCCTCGGGCCGATCTGCGGGCACTGGGGCTGGAGGTGAGTGATCTGCAACGCGGTGAACGTCCCGGGGCACTGGCGGAACTGGTACGCATGCAACTCGCCCGCTGGAGCGCCTTGTTGGAGCGGGCGGCGCCGGTGACGGGCATGGTGGAGCGCGAGTACCAGCCGTTCCTGCACCTGCTGGTACTCGGGGCCCATCTGCAGTTCGACGAGACCACGCTCCGCGAGGAGCGGGTCTTCGCTCAAGGTCTTGATCCGCTGGTGTCCGCCGACGGGGCCCTGCGCCGCCCGGTATGGCCGCACCCGGAGGTGGATGCGGTGCCGGAGCACGTCGCGGTCATCATGGACGGCAACCGACGGTGGGCCTCGGAACAGGGCCGGCCGGCTTCCCGGGGGCATCAGGCGGGTCAGTTGCCGGCGATGCGTCTGGTCAACGCCGCGATGCGGCTGGGCGTGCGGCACCTGACTCTCTACGCGTTCTCCACCGAGAACTGGAACCGTTCCCAGGACGAACTGGACGCGCTGTTCGAGGCCATGGGCGATGCGATGGGCCGGGGTGCGGAGTGGCTGCACGACCTGGGGGTGCGGGTGCGCTGGTGCGGGCGGCGTGATCGCATCGACCCGTCGCTGGCCTCCGCGCTGACCCTGGCGGAAAGCATGACGTCGAACAACGAGACGCTGTCGCTGACCGTCTGCCTCGACTACGGCGGGCGCGAAGAGCTGGTCGAGGCCGCACGCGCACTGGCCGCCGAAGCGGCCACCGGAGCGATCCGCCCTGAGGACATCGGCCTCGCCGACCTGGACCGGAACATGTACGTGCCCGGCCTTCCGGACGTCGACCTGCTGATCCGCACCTCCGGTGAGCAGCGGATCAGCAACTTCCTGCCCTGGCATCTGTCCTACGCCGAGATGGTCTTCGACCCGACTCCCTGGCCCAGCTTCGGCCTGGCACAGCTACGGGAAGCGGTTTCCGTCTACGCCGGCCGCCAGCGCCGCTTCGGCGGCACTGTCCCCGGCCCCGCCCGGCCGACGGAGCCGACCCGGTCTCAGCTCTGA